From a single Alloactinosynnema sp. L-07 genomic region:
- a CDS encoding asparaginase domain-containing protein, translating into MADTGIVVEVEDFRRKPGASLTFDDLHALADTVRIRCGEGIDGVVAKQGTDTIE; encoded by the coding sequence CTGGCGGACACCGGGATCGTCGTCGAAGTCGAAGACTTTCGCCGCAAGCCGGGCGCCTCATTGACTTTCGATGACCTCCATGCCCTCGCCGACACCGTCCGCATTCGTTGCGGCGAAGGCATCGACGGCGTGGTGGCCAAGCAAGGCACCGACACGATCGAGTGA
- a CDS encoding DUF397 domain-containing protein, which produces MIYESWAGASFRKSSFSGGESGSCVELAWRKSSFSGGASGSCVEIAQADDLFGIRDSKNISGPVLELTGARGRALIAAVRDGRITE; this is translated from the coding sequence ATGATCTATGAGTCTTGGGCTGGAGCAAGCTTCCGCAAGTCCAGCTTCAGCGGAGGCGAAAGCGGTTCCTGCGTCGAGCTAGCCTGGCGGAAGTCCAGCTTCAGCGGCGGCGCCAGCGGTTCCTGTGTCGAGATCGCCCAGGCCGACGACCTGTTCGGCATCCGCGACTCGAAAAACATCTCGGGACCGGTGCTCGAACTGACCGGCGCCCGCGGCCGGGCTCTGATCGCGGCCGTCCGGGACGGCCGCATCACCGAGTAG